The Tolypothrix sp. NIES-4075 DNA window ATGCGTTCAATTTCCGATTCGCTGTAAACCATCGTATTTACACCGCGCTTCTCACCAGTTTCTGTCTCAAAAATTCCCTTCGGTTTCCCAAAGTAAATTCCGCCTGTGAGTTCGCGCACCACCATAATATCTACGCCTTCCACAACTTCTTTTTTCAACGTAGAGGCGTCAATTAACTGCGGTATAATCTTCGCAGGGCGCAAATTGGCAAAAAGCCCCAAACCCGCACGCAGTCCGAGTAAACCGGCTTCTGGGCGTAAATGAGAAGGCAAAGAATCCCACTTGTAACCACCAACAGCGGCGAGTAAGACAGCATCACTATTGCGACACATTTCTAGAGTATCAGCGGGCAGAGGTTCGCCTGTAGCGTCAATTGCTGCACCACCCATGAGGGCTTGTTGAAATTCAAACTGTAAATCAAATTGCTTCCCGACGACTTTTAGCACGTCTACCGCAACGTTCATGATTTCGGGTCCAATGCCATCGCCGGGAAGTAAAGTAATGCGGTAGTTCTGAGTCATAGTTGGTTTTTACTGGGTAGATGTGCGATCGTAAGCGCAGATTAAATATCATACCTAGCAAAATGTCCCAATGGAGTTTTTAATTTATTTAGATGTGTGTTGCCTCAATCGTCCTTTCGATGACCAGACACAAGAACGTATTCGTTTAGAAGTTGAGGCTGTGCTTCGCATTTTAGTCAAATTTCAAATAGGCGATCGGCAGTTGCTAGGAAGCGAAGCCTTTGATGATGAGCTTGAAAACACCCCTGAAGAAACAAGAAAATGGCAGATGAGGCTTTAGGCAGCTTTAGCAATAATTGACATCCTCTCGCCGCTAACCGCAAGCGGTATAGCGGGAGATTCCAAAGATTACTCTTTGGGTTTCCTCTTTCTACGACCCGACTTACTTGGAGGGATTTCTCCACCCACGCAGAGGTCGATGTCTCCAGAAGCGATTAACGTTCCTGTGTGCCCCACAGTACGGAGTCCAATCTCAAGTATGTTTAGTGCAGCGTTCCAATCCCGATCTTGCGTATGTCCACAATGAGGACATACATGAGTTCTAGTACTCAGGGATTTTTTAACAATCTCACCGCAGTTAGAACAGTTTTGACTCGTATTATAGGGCGCAACGGCAACAGTTGCCACGCCAAATACTTTGCCAAAATATTCAATCCATTGCCTAAACTGTGTCCATGCGGCATCACTAATCGACTTGGCAAGGTGTCTATTTCTTACCATGTTTCGTACCTTCAAATCCTCGTAGGCTACCAAGTCTGCCGACTGGACTACGCACCTTGCCAACTTCACGGCAAAGTCTTTACGCTGCCTACTTACTTTGAGGTGTTTACGAGCGAGTCTATTTCTAAACTTGATTCTGTTCTTGGAACCTTTTTTAGTTTTAGAAAAACGGCGTTGCAAACGCTTCAAAGACTTCTCGCTTTTACAAAGATGGCGTGGGTTCTCAACCGCATTGCCTTCGCTATCAGTGTAAAAATGGTTGAGTCCTACATCAATCCCAATGGTCTTGCCAGTTGGTTCACGGTTGGCTATTCGCTCTTGGTCGATACAAAATTGTGCATAGTACCCATCGGCACGACGCACAACCCGCAAGCGCTTGAACTGTCTCAACTGATAAAAATGCAAGTCACGAGTACCCCAGAGCTTGAAAGTTCCTGCTTTAAATCCATCGCTAAAAGTGATATAGCGACGGTCAGCAGAAAGTTTGTATCCACTGGTTTTGTACTCAACGCTCCCGTGAGTTTGTTCTTTTTTGAAGCGTGGATAACCTTTCTTCCCTGGTCTACCTTTCTTGCAATTGTCAAAAAATCTAGCAATTGCACTCCACGCTCTTTCAGCAGAAGCTTGTCGAGCCATAGAGTTAAGCTTATTAACCCAAGGGAAGTTCTCATCAGCAGCGAGTACAGCACAATAAGCACTCAAATCGTACCTGTCAATATCCAGGTTATCCATCCAGTATCTCAGGCAAGCGTTACGAACAAAACGAGCAGTTCTAATCGCCTCATCCAGCGATTGATATTGCTCCTTTGTTCCTTCAAGCTTTGCTTCAAATACTAGCATCTTTACGTCTAACTCATTGACGTAATAATACCACGGATATTGCTAAAAACTCAACTACCCCTCTCCTTGTCAAACAGTAAAGGTTTGATTCTGTTAAGGGGTGTCTCGTTTTTAGCCAACAATTCATCTCACCGCCAAGTCTTCAACTGTGGCGGGAGCATTCTTGTTATTTTTAGGTAAAGTAAACATTACCGAACAAATTGAGTCTTGTGGTTTGGAACTTGCCAAACTGGGATGGCGCGATTTATGCAGCAATTCGAGATGGGTAGTGGGGACTATACACGAGATAGGGATCAAATCTTGGGAGATCCCAGCATTGAGGAAATCTTTGCTCGAATTGAAAACAGGCGACACAAACAGCAGGAAAATAGTTGAAATCTAGGGTGGGGATTGTCCACCCTCCACTTGCGCTTATGACTGGTTCCACGCTTTAATGAAGGCTTTTACTGAATGTCCGCAAGCATTCATCACTGCATTTACCGTACCACAGACCGCCGAGCCGACTAAAGGCACGATTTTTGCTACGTTTAATAAAGTTTTCTCACTTGCTTTGGAGATTAACTTAATTCCCAAAGCTTTACAAACAGATGACAGCAACTTAAAAACGCTTTGTAATATATCGAAAATTAAAAAAAGTATTTATAGTCATTTGTGCTTGAATTCGCTGTATGTTTGTTATAAATTCAGTAGACCGAAAAGTTTTCTAGAAGACTTACCAGGTCTTCATTTGAGCGAGAACACGCTATCCGCCGAAATCCTCCCAGGCTCTGCCTTTTGAACTATAGGATTATGAATGATCTCTTTGGCGATCGCTCTGGTCAGTTCCACAAACGTAGGTTCAAACCCTGATTCTTAGGTTAACTGACAAAAGTTTTCGGTCTACTGAAATTCACAAATAGGGAAAAATTTATGGATTTCAATCAGATAGGTTCGGTTGCGATCGCACTGTTAACTCAGTTTGGATTAAAGATTATAGGTGCGATTCTTTTGTGGATCGTCGGTCAAAAGTTAATTGACTTTGGTTTGAAGCTGGTGAAACGTGGTTTTAGAACTCAACACGTCGATCCGACAATCGTTAACTATCTTGTCAATATCATTTCCGTTACGCTGCGAATTGTCTTAGTTGTAGCACTTCTCGGCTTTTTTGGAATTGAAACAACCTCGTTTGCAGCACTTCTCGCAGCAGCTGGTATTGCTATTGGTGCAGCATGGGGTGGACTTTTGGCAAACTTTGCAGCGGGTGCTTTTTTAATTGTTTTTCGACCCTTTAAAGTTGGTGACTTCATTACTGCTGGAGGTGTCACAGGTACTGTTGTAGAACTAGGAATTTTTGCAACTACTATCAATACACCTGATAACGTGATGACAATTGTCGGAAATAACAAAATATCTTCTGATAATATCCAGAATTTTTCTGCTAATGATTACCGTCGCGTTGACTTAGTTGCCCAGTTGCATCATGATGTTGGGCATGAGCAAGCGATCGCACTTTTAAAACAGAGAATTAGCCAGATTCCTAATGTTCTGAAAACTCCAGCACCAGATGTAGAAATTCTCAACTTTAGCTTGGCAGGACCCGTCTTAGCAGTCCGTCCTTATTGCAGTAATGACAACTACTGGCAAGTTTATTTCGACACTAACAAAGCTATACGTGAAGTCTTTGCTGAGGCAGGGTATCCAGCGCCTGAACAACGTTACGCTTTTAGTAGCTCATCTCAGAATATAGCTGATTCTCTCATGCCATCGCCATCTATCATCACTTGATATTGTGGCAAAAAGCCAAGCTTTAATTTGAAGCGTTGCTGATTAGGTGTATAAATTTTGGTTTAGAGACATTGCAGATGCAATGTCTCTACAAAGGTTTTTAAATCACGCTTAATTAAGCAACGCCCATACAAAAATGGTATCAGTCATCTTGTCCTAAATCTTTATCCAAGATTAGTTCAACATCTCGTGCGCTATGAATTACCCGGATAATTTCAACGTCCATATCGGAAATACGATAGAAAATGAAATATTTTTTAAATCCCTTTATCGGCTGCTGCCTAACTGAGTGCTAAATTAGGATTTGAGAATTGGCACAGTTTTCCCATCCCTGGCATATTCCCCAACTGCTTGAATGTTTCCTCTGCTGCTGCAAGAAAACGGCTCAGTTGCATCCAGGTTATCTTCTGCTATGTAAGTCGCTAATTCTATCAAGTCACGAATGACTTGTGGTCGTTTATTTACCTGACTCATCAATCTTGATGTTGCTGTTTACGCTCTTGTGATTCTTTCTCGCACAGCTTGACGAACGTCTTCCCAATCTTGAGTTGTCATCGCTGTTGCAGTTCCAGAATTCAGACCTTCTAATAGCATTGCTTCGAGTTGTTGATTTTCTTTGCGCTTTTGGTCTTGGCGTACCAAGCGGCAACATTGGTTGAAGAATGTGGTAAATTGTTGCCGCTGATTTCCGGTTTTATGGGATTGGGGTGAGGAAACAAAGACGCGATCGCATTTGTTAACGCATAAAGAAAGACGCGATTAATCGCGTCTCTACAATTCTCCCCATCTCCCCCTCTCCTCTTTACGGACGAGGGGCGTTGAAGGCATCCCAAGCGGCTTTGGCAGCATCACCAAAGCGATCGCCTAATGTTGATACTTCTTTCCACAGCGTCTGCCAGTTTTTCTCCGCTTCTTCCTGAATTGTCGCCCAAGAACGTTCAATGCGATCGCGCTCAATTACTCTTTCACCTTCTACCGCTTCTCTTGCCCGACGTATCGCATTTAAATATGTCTCGCGGGTAAGAGTACCTGCTGATTCTGCCTCAGCTTGAGCGCGTCTTTTCAACGCTTCAATTAACTCTTTAGTTTCATGCTTCAAATCATCCGTTTCGCCAGCCATTTCTCTTTCTACCATTTCATTGGTTTGCGGGCTGACTTCAACGATTACTTCAATATTCTTGTTTGCATCCGACATGATTATATCTCCTTTTCAAAGTTTAAATATTGGCTTGGGGAATTGATATAGCGGTTTTCATTCAGATGCGGTACAACATTATATTGCGAGGTGTAGGGGCACGGCTAGCCTTTGCCCCTACGGGTGTACCTTATGGAAACGAGAACCGCTATAATTGGGCATTGTGCATAGGGGATTTGTCCCCCTTGTCCCTCATCACACTCTCTGCAACCTAGGCAATTCTTGCTCTAATTTCAACAATGCTTCAACACGCGCTTCAGTCGAGGGGTGACTTGAAAATAAGCTGCTGAGGAATTGTCCAGAGAAAGCATTTGTAATTAACAATGGTTCAAAAGCGGGATTTCCTGCCATTGGAATTTGTCGTGCTGTCGCTTCTAAACGTTGCAGCGCACGGGCTAAAGCGCGGGGATTGCCTGTTAATCTAGCAGAACCAGCATCGGCGGAGAATTCTCGCGTGCGGGATATTGCTAGCTGAATCACGCTAGCTGCTAACGGTGCGAGAAATATTGTAAACAGCAATCCTAAAGGATTTGCGCCTCTATTTTCATCTCGCGATCCCGATCCGCCAAACCATAAACTGTAGCTCAACATCTGGGATAAGAAGGAAATCGCACCGGCAATTGTAGCTGCAACCGCTTGAGTTAAGGTGTCACGATTCGCAACGTGGGTGAGTTCGTGGGCAATAACACCTTCAAGTTCATCCTCTGGCAATAAGTTTAAAATGCCTTCGGTGACGGCGACTGCGGCATGTTCTGGATCTCGTCCTGTAGCGAAAGCGTTAGCTGCTGCACCAGGAACAATGTATATGCTGGGCATGGGAAGATTAGCGCGATCGCTCAATCTCTGCACCATTTGATATAATTCTGGCGCTTGTTGCCGTGATACTGGCTGGGCGCGATAAGCTGCTAAAGCAATTTTATCTGATTGATACCAGGAAAATAAATTTGTGACTGCGGCTATAACAATACCGACTATTACGCCACTAGTACCGCCAATTATCCAGTAACTAATCGCAATTAAAAGACCACTTAAGGCAGCTAGTAAAGCTGCCGTTTTCAATTGATTTCTCATATTTCTGCTTCCTTGAAGTCTGCTGTATTGATTTTTAAACTTTTCTAGACAACAGCATCACTTAAGTCGTAGTTTGATTGTATCCACCTAAATTCAGGTTTTGGGTGGAGAAAACCTATCACAGAAGTACGGTTTTCCTACTTATGTTTGCAAATCATCATCTAAATGGACTTAATAATTTATTTAATACATCAGTAATTAAAGACAGCATCTATCTGGGGAATTAATTTTGATAATATGATGATTTGATGAGAAACTGAGAATGATACAAGCGGAAATTCGCAATCCAATCGCCATTAGTTTAGGAGCGATCGCCGGCGCTTTAAGTCGATATTATCTAACATTATGGTTTAGCGATCGCTTTGGAGTCAGTTTTCCCTATGGAACGTTTTTTATCAACATCAGCGGTTGTTTTGCGATGGGATTCTTCGCCACTTTTGCCTTAAATCATGTGACAATCATCTCTCCCGAAGTGCGTTTGTTAGTTGCAACAGGATTTTTAGGTGCTTACACAACTTTCTCAACTTACGGTTTAGATACAGTTGCTTTATTGCGTAATAACATCTTCACAGCAACTTTCTATTGGGCTGGCAGTGCAATACTAGGAATTATCTGCGTTCAGTTAGGCGTGATTTTAGCGAGATTGTGGAGGTAGAGAAAGGGGGAGTGGGGGAAGCGTGGTGTGGGAGAGGGGGGGAGACTAGATCGTGAGTTGGAATATTGACGCAGCCAAAATTTCTATTATCATCCCGGTTCTGAATGAAGCAGAAAATATCAGACAAGCGATCGCTTCTACTCAACCGAGTACAAATATAGAAGTAATCGTTGTAGATGGCGGCTCACAAGATGACACTTATAAAATGGCTGATAATTTAAATGTAACAATTATATCCTCTATTCCCGGTCGCGCAGTGCAAATGAACAAAGGCGCAATGTTTGCAAAAGGGGATATTCTGCTGTTTCTTCATGCGGATACACGGTTGCCGTCAGGATTCGATGTGATGATTCGCACAGCAATACAACAAACTGGCACAGTCGCTGGTGCTTTTGCCTTGCGAATTGATGCAGAAGTGGCAAGTCTGCGGTTGGTGGAATGGGGAGTGAATATGCGATCGCGTTTTTGGCAAATGCCTTATGGGGATCAAGGGATTTTTTTAACCAAAGAGACATTTAACAAAATCGGTAAGTTTCCGGAATTGCCCTTCATGGAAGACTTTGAAATCATGCGTCGTTTAAAACGCATCGGACGCATTACTATAATCCCCGTGCCAGTTATTACCTCAGCACGTCGATGGTTGCAAAAAGGAATTTGCAAAACCACGCTAATTAATCAAATTGTAATTATTGCTTATTTATTAGGCGTACCACCGCAACGAATTGTTTGCTGGTATCGGCATCAAAAATTTAGGAAGATTTAAGCTGGTTTTCACTTAAAGAGCATATTTTGGAGAGAAATAGTGATTATAAATGATGAATTATTAAATGCAAAATAGGCTGAGTCTCAAAGAATCAACTTTCAAGTTCAAAGGCTCAATATTCAGATTTGAAGTATAATATTCAGGATTGTAGTGACATTCGGGTTTGAAGTGACAACCGATTTGTGACAAATTAACGAAAAGCACGAAAGTAGGGGTCTACCTTTGTAATGCCGATAGAATCAGAAAATAGCATAAATAAAAGTTCACCTTTAAAGCCTGACCGACCGTATACAACTGTGGCGTTAGCCATGAGTGCTGACGGAAAAATTTCTGATGTAGCGCGATCAGCTGCGGGTTTCGGCTCATCCGTAGATCGAAAGCATTTGGACGCGCTGGTCGCTCTTGCAGATGGTCTTTTAATTGGTGCTGGGACTGTTCGCGCAGGTGGGACGCCTTTAAGAGTGTTAGATCCTATCCTGCTTGAACAACGACAAAACCAGGGAAAATCTCCGCAACCAGTGCAAATTGTTTGCTCTAGTCGCGGTGTAATTAATCCACAATTAAAATTCTTTCAGGAGCCTATACCGCGCTGGCTACTTACTACTAGCCAAGGTGCTAAAAACTGGCAACAGCGATCGGAATTTGAGCGCATCTTAACAGTAGAAACACAAACCAAAACGATCAATTGGGTAAATGCCTTTGAGCAATTAGCAAGCCTGAATATAAAATCCCTAAGTGTGCTGGGTGGGGGCGAACTGGTTGCATCATTGTTAAAAGCCGACCTGATTGATGAGTTTTGGTTGACCGTTTGTCCATTGATTTTTGGAGGTGCAACAGCACCTACTCCCGTAGATGGTGAGGGATTTCTCTCTCAAACAGCTCCCCGCCTAGAGTTATTAAGTGCTGAGAAAATTGAAGAAGAAATCTTTGTTCACTACCGCATAAAACGCTGAGTGATTCGTCAAAGGTAGGTTCAAGGAGGAGCAAGTCAAAATAATTCATGCGGAGTTCAGAAGGCAGAAGTACGAAGGCAGAGGGCACTTATGAACCCACGTTTAAAAACGTGGGACGCGCGGCTGTGACGCTTTGTATCTCGCTCTACGCGTCTCGATACAATTCTTTGTTTAAACTGGGCTTTATACCCAGAACTAAAGTTTTTATTAATACTTCTTTCCTTCTGCCTTCTGCCCTCTGCCATCTGCCTTTCTTTGTAATTAATAATTCGCGCATTGCAATCATCATGATTGAACCCTCCACTCATTGAAGACTACTTAAATCTCAATACGGTTCGGATAATGTTTTTTGATGAAAATTATAGATCACAAAGACGCGATAAATCGCCGTCTTTACAATAATCAGTCCTTTGTAGAGACGGCGATTTATCGCGTCTCTTGCCTTAAGCGAACCGTATTGACTTAAATCTTCTCCTTCTCCTGTCAAAGACGCTGCGCGAACACGCCGACGTTTCTCTACGAGACGCTTTGCGATCGCGAACACGAACGCCGATCGTGTTCACCTTTACCCTTTTTTAATTATGAATTATGAATTAATAATTATTTGGTCAAATTGATTGCCCAAGTTTTTGAATTGCTGTCAAAAACTTAACTTTGCAACAGCGTTTTCATGTACTCTACAAGTTTTTGCAGCACATTGAATAATTCCCATAAATAAATGCGAGTCGTATTTTATCCGAGTGACAACTACGAATCTGTCAGCATTAACGCTGACTAATAAAATATACTCTTAGTGAATAGCTACTTGACAATTTTATTATTAATTTATAAACATGAATCAACGACGACTGAAATTTAAACTCAAACTATTACTATTAATGTGTCTGGTTCCCTGCTTAATAATAGCCGCCAAACACATCGACATTCACGGACTTGTGCTTACTTCAATCATGTGGGTTAAAAGTCTTGGCTTCTTCGGTCCAATTGCTTTTATGATAATTTATAACTTAGCTACAGTACTATTTATACCTGGTTCTCTACTGACACTAAAAGGTGGTTGTCTGTTTGGTGTATTTTGGGGTTCGATTTATGTTTTAATTGCGGCAGTATTAGGAGCAAGCTTGGCATTTTTAATTGGACGCTATCTATCACGCGATTGGGTTTGCCGAAAAATAGAAAAAAATCCGAAATTTAAAGCAATTGATCGAGCGGTTGCGAAAGAAGGTTGGAAAATTGTCCTGCTCACTCGCTTATCTCCTGTCTTTCCCTTCAATTTATTAAATTATGCTTTTGGCGTTACACAAGTTTCTTTTAAAGATTATGTTTTAGGTTCGCTTGGTATTATTCCTGGTACTATTATGTATGTTTATCTTGGTTCTATTGCAGGCGACTTGGCAACGATGAACATATCTAATCAGCCAAGCAATCTAGAAACTCAAATTGGGCAATGGGTAATGCAAGCAGTTGGGTTTATTGCCACGGTTGCTGTGACTGTATATGTGACAAAAATTGCTCAGAAAGCTTTAAATGAAAGTATGCTGACAGTAGAAGTTACGGATGAGACAGATAAGTTTAAGCGCTGAAGCGCTTACTACGAAAAATAAGTTTATAACACTGCGAAAGTTTTTTAATAATGAACATACAGCCTGTTTTAGCTCAGGTATCTTTTAATCTCCAAG harbors:
- the crcB gene encoding fluoride efflux transporter CrcB, which gives rise to MIQAEIRNPIAISLGAIAGALSRYYLTLWFSDRFGVSFPYGTFFINISGCFAMGFFATFALNHVTIISPEVRLLVATGFLGAYTTFSTYGLDTVALLRNNIFTATFYWAGSAILGIICVQLGVILARLWR
- a CDS encoding RibD family protein → MPIESENSINKSSPLKPDRPYTTVALAMSADGKISDVARSAAGFGSSVDRKHLDALVALADGLLIGAGTVRAGGTPLRVLDPILLEQRQNQGKSPQPVQIVCSSRGVINPQLKFFQEPIPRWLLTTSQGAKNWQQRSEFERILTVETQTKTINWVNAFEQLASLNIKSLSVLGGGELVASLLKADLIDEFWLTVCPLIFGGATAPTPVDGEGFLSQTAPRLELLSAEKIEEEIFVHYRIKR
- a CDS encoding RNA-guided endonuclease InsQ/TnpB family protein — translated: MLVFEAKLEGTKEQYQSLDEAIRTARFVRNACLRYWMDNLDIDRYDLSAYCAVLAADENFPWVNKLNSMARQASAERAWSAIARFFDNCKKGRPGKKGYPRFKKEQTHGSVEYKTSGYKLSADRRYITFSDGFKAGTFKLWGTRDLHFYQLRQFKRLRVVRRADGYYAQFCIDQERIANREPTGKTIGIDVGLNHFYTDSEGNAVENPRHLCKSEKSLKRLQRRFSKTKKGSKNRIKFRNRLARKHLKVSRQRKDFAVKLARCVVQSADLVAYEDLKVRNMVRNRHLAKSISDAAWTQFRQWIEYFGKVFGVATVAVAPYNTSQNCSNCGEIVKKSLSTRTHVCPHCGHTQDRDWNAALNILEIGLRTVGHTGTLIASGDIDLCVGGEIPPSKSGRRKRKPKE
- a CDS encoding TIGR04283 family arsenosugar biosynthesis glycosyltransferase, encoding MSWNIDAAKISIIIPVLNEAENIRQAIASTQPSTNIEVIVVDGGSQDDTYKMADNLNVTIISSIPGRAVQMNKGAMFAKGDILLFLHADTRLPSGFDVMIRTAIQQTGTVAGAFALRIDAEVASLRLVEWGVNMRSRFWQMPYGDQGIFLTKETFNKIGKFPELPFMEDFEIMRRLKRIGRITIIPVPVITSARRWLQKGICKTTLINQIVIIAYLLGVPPQRIVCWYRHQKFRKI
- a CDS encoding TVP38/TMEM64 family protein, producing MNQRRLKFKLKLLLLMCLVPCLIIAAKHIDIHGLVLTSIMWVKSLGFFGPIAFMIIYNLATVLFIPGSLLTLKGGCLFGVFWGSIYVLIAAVLGASLAFLIGRYLSRDWVCRKIEKNPKFKAIDRAVAKEGWKIVLLTRLSPVFPFNLLNYAFGVTQVSFKDYVLGSLGIIPGTIMYVYLGSIAGDLATMNISNQPSNLETQIGQWVMQAVGFIATVAVTVYVTKIAQKALNESMLTVEVTDETDKFKR
- a CDS encoding mechanosensitive ion channel family protein; its protein translation is MDFNQIGSVAIALLTQFGLKIIGAILLWIVGQKLIDFGLKLVKRGFRTQHVDPTIVNYLVNIISVTLRIVLVVALLGFFGIETTSFAALLAAAGIAIGAAWGGLLANFAAGAFLIVFRPFKVGDFITAGGVTGTVVELGIFATTINTPDNVMTIVGNNKISSDNIQNFSANDYRRVDLVAQLHHDVGHEQAIALLKQRISQIPNVLKTPAPDVEILNFSLAGPVLAVRPYCSNDNYWQVYFDTNKAIREVFAEAGYPAPEQRYAFSSSSQNIADSLMPSPSIIT
- a CDS encoding zinc metalloprotease HtpX: MRNQLKTAALLAALSGLLIAISYWIIGGTSGVIVGIVIAAVTNLFSWYQSDKIALAAYRAQPVSRQQAPELYQMVQRLSDRANLPMPSIYIVPGAAANAFATGRDPEHAAVAVTEGILNLLPEDELEGVIAHELTHVANRDTLTQAVAATIAGAISFLSQMLSYSLWFGGSGSRDENRGANPLGLLFTIFLAPLAASVIQLAISRTREFSADAGSARLTGNPRALARALQRLEATARQIPMAGNPAFEPLLITNAFSGQFLSSLFSSHPSTEARVEALLKLEQELPRLQRV